Proteins encoded by one window of Deinococcus radiodurans R1 = ATCC 13939 = DSM 20539:
- a CDS encoding LEM-3-like GIY-YIG domain-containing protein: protein MTPSIPPEVAQHLGYYVYLYVDPRTEQVFYVGKGQGQRVLSHLSAEGESRKAQILAELRQAQLSPRLDILAHGLPDEATAYRIEAAAIDLLGLDSLSNLVRGWQSVRSGRRSLEELVTYYAAPPAVITDPVMLIRSNRLYWHGMPAQELYEATRGVWKVAKWRQQEVKYALAVFEGVVREVYTIESWHPAGQTPYQTRLAEAVNDPQRWEFVGHVAPEEVRNRYLYHSVTASFARNAQNPIAYPPVT from the coding sequence GTGACCCCCAGCATCCCGCCGGAAGTCGCTCAGCACCTGGGGTATTACGTTTATCTGTACGTAGACCCCAGGACGGAACAGGTCTTCTATGTCGGCAAAGGCCAGGGCCAGCGTGTTCTTTCGCATTTATCGGCGGAGGGCGAGTCACGCAAGGCGCAGATTCTGGCTGAACTCCGACAGGCGCAATTGTCACCGAGGCTCGACATCCTGGCCCACGGACTGCCCGACGAAGCCACGGCCTACCGAATCGAGGCGGCGGCCATTGATCTGCTGGGACTGGATTCGCTGTCCAATCTGGTGAGGGGCTGGCAAAGTGTGCGCTCTGGACGCAGGTCGCTTGAAGAACTCGTCACTTACTACGCCGCGCCGCCCGCCGTGATCACCGACCCAGTGATGCTTATCCGCAGCAATCGGCTCTACTGGCACGGGATGCCCGCGCAGGAGCTGTACGAGGCGACGCGGGGCGTCTGGAAGGTGGCGAAGTGGCGCCAGCAGGAAGTCAAATACGCGCTGGCCGTCTTTGAAGGAGTCGTGCGTGAGGTGTACACCATCGAGTCCTGGCACCCGGCGGGCCAAACTCCCTATCAGACCCGACTCGCCGAAGCGGTCAACGACCCGCAGCGCTGGGAATTTGTCGGACACGTTGCCCCGGAAGAGGTGAGGAACCGCTATCTCTATCACTCGGTGACGGCCTCTTTCGCCAGGAACGCACAAAATCCGATTGCCTATCCGCCGGTCACCTGA